A portion of the Clostridium cylindrosporum DSM 605 genome contains these proteins:
- a CDS encoding aminopeptidase, producing the protein MHDMRIKKLADNLINYSCKLQKGEKILIETVGLEYPLVKCLIDSAYEAGGIPFVTIKDKAIDRALLIGATKEQMDMMASYESARMKDMDAYIGIRSGSNVSELSDVPSEKMTLYSTYFSEPVHGKIRVPHTKWVVLRYPSPSMAQLANMSTESFEDFYFNVCNLDYSKMSKAMDNLVNLMNKTDKVRITGKDTDLTFSIKDINAIKCAGEMNIPDGEVFTAPGKTSVNGYITYNTPAVYQGFTFDNIRLEFKDGKIINATANNTERINKIFDTDEGARYAGEFAIGVNPYILTPMKDTLFDEKIAGSIHFTPGSCYDEASNGNDSSIHWDLVFIQRPEYGGGDIYFDDVLVRRDGLFVVPELEALNPENLK; encoded by the coding sequence ATGCATGACATGCGTATAAAAAAACTTGCAGATAACCTTATTAACTACTCTTGCAAATTACAAAAGGGAGAAAAGATTCTTATAGAAACTGTAGGACTTGAATACCCTCTGGTAAAATGTCTTATAGACTCAGCATATGAAGCAGGTGGTATTCCCTTCGTAACTATAAAGGATAAAGCAATCGATAGAGCTCTACTTATAGGTGCAACTAAGGAACAAATGGATATGATGGCTTCATACGAATCAGCTAGAATGAAGGATATGGATGCCTATATAGGTATTAGATCAGGAAGTAATGTAAGTGAGCTTTCTGATGTGCCATCAGAGAAAATGACTTTATACTCAACTTATTTCTCTGAACCTGTTCATGGAAAAATAAGAGTTCCACACACAAAATGGGTAGTTCTAAGATATCCATCACCTTCAATGGCACAGCTTGCTAACATGAGTACTGAAAGTTTTGAGGACTTTTACTTTAATGTATGTAATCTTGATTATTCTAAAATGTCTAAGGCAATGGATAATTTAGTAAACCTTATGAATAAAACAGATAAGGTTAGAATAACAGGAAAGGATACAGACCTTACCTTCTCAATAAAAGATATTAATGCTATAAAGTGTGCTGGGGAAATGAATATACCAGATGGTGAAGTATTTACAGCACCTGGTAAAACTTCTGTTAATGGATACATTACATATAATACTCCTGCTGTATATCAAGGCTTTACATTTGATAACATACGCCTTGAATTTAAAGATGGTAAAATAATAAATGCTACAGCTAACAATACAGAAAGAATTAATAAAATCTTTGATACAGATGAAGGTGCAAGATACGCTGGAGAATTTGCAATTGGAGTGAATCCATATATATTAACACCTATGAAGGATACATTATTCGATGAGAAAATAGCAGGTTCTATCCACTTTACACCTGGAAGTTGCTATGATGAAGCAAGTAATGGAAATGATTCATCAATTCACTGGGACCTTGTATTTATCCAAAGACCAGAATATGGTGGAGGAGATATCTACTTCGATGATGTTCTAGTAAGACGTGATGGACTATTTGTAGTTCCAGAGCTTGAAGCCCTTAATCCTGAAAACTTGAAATAA
- a CDS encoding zinc dependent phospholipase C family protein produces the protein MKTIEKSYSFVFKNVLRAVNPLKKKVMTTECEVHQFINNQALHILRSDGFEEEYALFSNYIEDINSGGIWADQDFKSSNHFYNPYNCKGLYGNSNAMRECILYYTKALNSYFKGNIKNSMFYLGAVNHLIQDMTVPQHVNLKLLDNHRKYELWVIEEYTKHDIFKSYNDGIYLDTIKEFIDFNSKSAIKTYERHENEPNSCKKFYNITCVQLVIAQKTTAGIMKKFHKDILKIKRDIINRDNIINKIGTKL, from the coding sequence ATGAAAACTATAGAAAAATCATATTCTTTTGTTTTTAAAAACGTACTAAGAGCAGTTAATCCATTAAAGAAAAAGGTAATGACAACTGAATGTGAAGTACACCAGTTTATAAATAATCAAGCACTTCACATCCTTAGGAGCGACGGATTTGAAGAAGAATATGCCTTGTTTTCTAATTATATAGAAGATATTAATAGTGGGGGTATATGGGCTGACCAAGACTTTAAAAGTAGTAACCACTTTTATAATCCTTATAATTGCAAGGGTCTTTATGGAAATAGTAATGCTATGAGAGAGTGTATATTATACTATACTAAAGCTCTTAACTCTTATTTTAAAGGCAATATTAAGAATTCCATGTTTTATCTAGGGGCTGTAAACCATCTTATTCAGGATATGACAGTGCCTCAACACGTTAACCTAAAACTACTCGACAATCATAGAAAGTATGAGCTTTGGGTTATTGAGGAGTATACAAAGCACGATATATTTAAAAGTTATAATGATGGAATATACCTAGATACAATTAAAGAGTTTATAGATTTTAATAGTAAAAGTGCTATTAAAACATACGAAAGGCACGAAAATGAGCCTAATTCTTGTAAAAAGTTTTATAATATTACCTGTGTACAACTTGTAATTGCACAAAAGACAACAGCAGGAATTATGAAAAAGTTTCATAAAGACATTTTAAAAATAAAAAGAGATATAATAAATAGAGATAATATAATAAATAAAATCGGAACTAAATTGTAA
- a CDS encoding CPBP family intramembrane glutamic endopeptidase has translation MKLESIKGYNPLWVGIGIFLICNLFKDFEYLVIKTNETFLDDNTLNKVFGILVIFIVLKIFNYTWRDIGFKKEKIWSGFIGGTLLGVVSFAITYTLEILYLSSNGVSTSLEFYSSGFSLTGSIVRNTEISFIVLTFIVNLLNSWMEEGLFIGLFVKLFNKRYSIFIATIIQSLLFGLWHVILPIQSVVNGEMTISLGIIMSIGYVFIAFIMGAKWGLCTIYSGAIWVAFFNHMFNDLIQNLIHVVTPNATDELEIIRIIFAQFLSLAFIIIYGVYKKKNNTKKLDILVEKREEL, from the coding sequence ATGAAACTGGAAAGCATAAAGGGATATAATCCATTATGGGTCGGGATTGGGATATTCTTAATCTGTAATCTATTTAAAGACTTTGAGTACCTTGTTATTAAAACAAATGAAACATTTTTAGATGATAATACATTAAATAAGGTATTTGGAATCCTAGTTATATTTATTGTACTTAAGATTTTTAATTATACTTGGCGAGATATAGGGTTTAAGAAAGAAAAGATTTGGAGTGGTTTTATAGGAGGAACACTTTTAGGAGTTGTTAGTTTTGCTATTACCTATACACTAGAAATTTTATATTTAAGTTCTAATGGAGTAAGTACATCACTTGAATTTTATTCATCTGGTTTTTCGTTAACAGGTAGTATTGTTAGAAACACTGAAATTTCTTTTATAGTACTAACTTTTATAGTTAATTTATTAAATTCATGGATGGAAGAAGGGCTCTTTATAGGGTTATTTGTAAAGCTTTTTAATAAAAGATATAGTATATTTATTGCAACTATTATACAGTCTCTGCTATTTGGATTATGGCATGTAATTCTTCCTATTCAAAGTGTTGTAAATGGAGAGATGACAATTTCTCTTGGAATAATTATGAGTATTGGATATGTATTTATAGCATTTATTATGGGGGCCAAGTGGGGACTTTGTACAATTTATTCAGGTGCTATATGGGTTGCTTTTTTTAACCATATGTTTAATGATTTAATACAAAATCTTATACATGTTGTTACTCCAAATGCTACAGATGAGCTTGAGATAATTAGAATTATTTTTGCTCAGTTTCTATCTTTAGCATTTATTATAATATACGGTGTATATAAAAAGAAAAATAATACTAAAAAATTAGATATTTTAGTAGAAAAGAGAGAAGAGCTATAA
- a CDS encoding HNH endonuclease domain-containing protein, giving the protein MINLPNSLKVESYLLERTLDFKNFSTSYKLFWFNGIYKEIIFGNKTMSFKKIIARMVATAWYPVIYYKLNLGFQDKLNQIILYVHETLKVGREENEEYIAEYIYNSTDRQLNKMINTISLYVPYRLIRPFYEEQIKFKEKITNKKISNLEINNLIQKLSEEDFTSLYRIDKKKKEITINDSWVNYITSNQAIINGWINFKLVYYLQLRNPNVPAIPFKIYPPIKRDLSKAKNFWKLVISQRNILDLYTNKSFNADNLEKYGSISVDHFIPWSFVLHDELWNLVPTFNKINSCKNNKLPKLDLYIDRFCDLQFDAFNIIRKDKKNIRYLEDYLTINKKVDINLLLQGNVNKEEFTYSIKSTIIPLYQIAYNQGYDIWHNNVL; this is encoded by the coding sequence ATGATTAATTTACCAAACTCCCTAAAGGTTGAAAGTTACTTATTAGAGAGAACACTTGATTTTAAGAATTTCTCTACAAGCTATAAGTTATTCTGGTTTAATGGAATTTATAAAGAAATTATATTTGGTAATAAAACAATGTCGTTTAAGAAAATAATAGCAAGAATGGTTGCTACAGCATGGTATCCTGTCATTTATTATAAATTAAACCTAGGATTTCAAGATAAATTAAATCAAATAATTTTATATGTTCATGAAACACTAAAAGTTGGAAGAGAAGAAAATGAGGAATATATTGCTGAATATATCTATAATAGTACTGATAGACAATTGAATAAAATGATAAATACTATAAGTTTGTATGTTCCGTATAGGCTTATACGTCCTTTTTATGAAGAACAAATAAAGTTTAAAGAGAAAATTACTAATAAAAAGATTTCTAACTTAGAAATAAACAATTTAATACAAAAATTAAGTGAAGAAGACTTTACATCGTTATATAGAATAGATAAAAAGAAAAAAGAAATAACAATAAATGATAGTTGGGTTAACTATATAACCTCAAATCAAGCAATAATAAATGGATGGATAAATTTTAAGTTAGTATATTATTTGCAGTTAAGGAATCCAAATGTTCCAGCTATACCTTTTAAGATTTATCCTCCTATTAAGAGGGATCTATCTAAAGCAAAAAACTTTTGGAAATTAGTTATATCACAAAGAAATATTCTAGATTTATATACTAATAAGAGTTTTAATGCTGACAATTTAGAGAAGTATGGAAGTATTAGTGTAGACCACTTTATACCTTGGAGTTTTGTTCTTCATGATGAATTATGGAATCTTGTACCTACTTTTAATAAAATTAATAGTTGTAAAAACAATAAGCTTCCTAAATTAGATTTGTATATTGATAGGTTTTGTGACCTTCAATTTGATGCTTTTAATATAATAAGAAAAGATAAAAAAAACATTAGATATCTAGAAGACTATCTGACAATAAATAAGAAAGTAGATATAAACTTATTGTTACAGGGCAATGTTAATAAAGAAGAATTTACATATTCAATAAAGTCTACTATTATCCCATTGTATCAGATTGCTTATAACCAAGGATATGACATATGGCATAATAATGTATTATAG